Genomic segment of Chrysiogenes arsenatis DSM 11915:
TCCGGGGCGAACAAAGCGGACTAGGACGAGGCCGTCCTTACGGTTATAGTTGCCGCCACCGTAGACGAAGTCAACAACCAATGCGTAACTATTTTCGTCAGCTTTCGGAGAGGAACTCCAGAACCAACTGGACGGTGTGGCGGGGAAGATATCGGTATTGATAGCGGGCTCCGAGCAGGCGTATTCCACAATCGAACTCAGCTCTTTTTGATTGGGGAGTTTCCAGTCGTTGTATCCAGCAAAGGTGCTGGCTTCAGCGGCGGCTAACGCTTGCTGCCAGTTGTGGTTGCTGGTATCAGTACTACAGGTGGTGTTGGTGCTGTCCCATGTTTGTCCAAGGCTGCACCGTTGCCACATCAGTCCGGTTTTCGTGTCGGTGACGGTGCCGTCGTTGTGAATGGTAAAGCGACTGTCGGGGGTGGTGGGGGTAATGGCGTTGTTGCAGTTGGTGCTTTGCAGGGCGTGGGCATGGCTAGTGAGCAGAACAGTAGCGGTGGTGATAGCAAGGATCAGTTTACTGGTCATAATGATGCTCCTTTTGATAAATAATTGTTCGTGACTATCGGGCGGTGAAGAAGTCAGATTTCTCCTCGCTGTCGCTCGTTCGAAATGACAGCCGTTTGTTATACTCACTTCGCCCATGTTTCGTTTTCCCCCTCGGTAAGCTTTTGCCCCTTGGGCGCGCCGCCTGCTCAGCTAGACCCCGTAGGGGGCGGCCACAGGAAGTGGCCAGTCCGGCACATGTCCACGGAGGGGCATTGTGCCGGATCTCTGAAGCAGGCAAGCAAAACCAAGGGGAGCAAAAGCGCGAGGGCACTTTTCTTTGGTTCTTTCTTTTGGTGCCAAAAGAAAGAACGTCTACCGCTACCCCAAAAAAACCAAATCACTGTCAGGGGCGAACCAAACGGACTTGGCTGGCGTTGAACTTATGGCTGCCGTTTTCGTAAGCCTTAGTGAAGTCAACGCTACCGAAGTTAACGTGCCACGCTTCAGTGCCAGCGCCAAACATACCGCTGGCCTTCGAAGAGGAACTCCAGAACCAACTGGAAGGCGTGCTAGGGAAATAGGTGGTGTCAATCGCTGGATTGGAGGTGCCAAGATCAACGATAGACTTGAGTTCATCGACGTTCGGCATACGCCAATCGTTGTAACCGCACAGGGTCGTATCGTTAACACGTGCGACATACTTTTCCGTATCGCAGTTGCCGGTATCGCTACAAATGCCACCGTTAGCTTTGCCGGTATCGCCACCATCATTAACGCCGGTGGAGTTGTACCAACTGTAGGTGTTGGCATTGCTGCGCAGGCCGGAGGTGGTTTTTACTTCCCACATCAGGCCGGTGACGTTATCGCGGGTGCAGGCCCAGTCGTTCGGCCCTTCGCCGAGCGCTGCTTCGGCAGGGAGTGGGTTGCCACTGTTCGAGATTTTGGTGAAGTCAAAGCCCGCTTTCCCAGCACCGACTTTAGTGAGTTGCCCTTTGGTTGCCAAGGCGTCGCGGCCATAGTGGGCATCTTGTCCACCGTAGTTGGTGGCGTCGGCCCCGTCAAGGGTATCAAAGGTGTTTGAGCTGGCGTTGCCAAACTTAGTGATGCCGGTGTCGTTCAGTTGTGGCACAAATTCGTCGTCATTTCTGATGGTGCCGGTGGCTTCGAGTGAATCGGCATTGCCGCTAAAGAGGGCGTTGGAGCTAATGGCGCTCAAAACGACGCGGAAGGTTTCATCGCCAAACTCATACAAGGTATCGCCGTTGATGATGACGGAGAGCACGCCGCTGGTTTCACCATTAGGGATAGTGAGTGCGCCATCGGTAACGGGGATGTAGTCGTCGATGCTGTCGGCGGTGCCATCGACGGTATACCACTGCACGGCAACGTCGCCGTTGGCAGCTTTATCAAGCGTGACGGGGAAGCGGATTTCGGTGGTGTCGCTGTTGCCCTCAAAGGTGTCGGCAGAGCCGATGCTGAGTTGTGGCAGCGCGGAGAACACGGCGGTCAGGGTACGGTTGGCGGTAGCACTGAAGGTGTAGGTAGCGTTAGAAGTAACTTCGCTCGCTCCTTCCAGCCAGCGCTCCCACTGGTAGCCAGTATTGGCGGTAGCGGTCAGGGTGACGGTGCTGTTGTAATCGTACAGGCCATCAGTAGCAAGTCCGCTGACGGTGCCGCTTTCTGGACTATCGATGGTGACGGCGATGGTGTACTGATTGATTGTCCACTGTGCGGTATGGGTGGCGTTTGCGCTTGGCATGGTACTTGGTAGCGTTGGACTCCAACCGGCAAAGGTGTAGCCAGCACGGGTTGGTGCTGCTGGTGCGGTAACGTCGGTGCCAAAGTTCTGCGTGATAGCTGCAACGGTTGAACCACCGGCACTGTCGAAGGTGATGGTATATTCGTTTACTGTCCACTGTGCGGTGTGGGTGGCGTTTGCGCTTGGCATGGTACTTGGTAGCGTTGGGCTCCAGCCAGCAAACGTGTAGCCAGCACGGGTTGGAGCCACTGGAGCGGTAACGTCGGTGCCAAAGTTCTGTGTGATGTTGGCAACGGTTGAACCACCGGCACTGTCAAAGGTGATGGTATATTCGTTTACTGTCCACTGTGCGGTATGGGTGGCGTTTGCGCTTGGCATGGTACTTGGTAGCGTTGGGCTCCAGCCAGCAAACGTGTAGCCAGCACGGGTTGGAGCCACTGGAGCGGTAACGTCGGTGCCAAAGTTCTGTGTGATGTTGGCGACGGTTGAACCACCGGCACTGTCAAAGGTGATGGTATATTCGTTTACTGTCCACTGTGCGGTATGGGTGGCGTTTGCGCTTGGCATGGTACTTGGTAGCGTTGGACTCCAACCGGCAAAGGTGTAGCCAGCACGGGTTGGTGCTGCTGGTGCGGTAACGTCGGTGCCAAAGTTCTGCGTGATAGCTGCAACGGTTGAACCACCGGCACTGTCGAAGGTGATGGCATATTCGTTTACTGTCCACTGTGCGGTATGGGTGGCGTTTGCGCTTGGCATGGTACTTGGTAGCGTTGGACTCCAACCGGCAAAGGTGTAGCCAGCACGGGTTGGTGCTGCTGGTGCGGTAACGTCGGTGCCAAAGTTCTGCGTGATAGCTGCAACGGTTGAACCACCGGCACTGTCGAAGGTGATGGTATATTCGTTTACTGTCCACTGTGCGGTGTGGGTGGCGTTTGCGCTTGGCATGGTACTTGGTAGCGTTGGGCTCCAGCCAGCAAACGTGTAGCCAGCACGGGTTGGAGCCACTGGAGCGGTAACGTCGGTGCCAAAGTTCTGTGTGATGTTGGCGACGGTTGAACCACCGGCACTGTCAAAGGTGATGGTATATTCGTTTACTGTCCACTGTGCGGTATGGGTGGCGTTTGCGCTTGGCATGGTACTTGGTAGCGTTGGGCTCCAGCCAGCAAACGTGTAGCCAGCACGGGTTGGAGCCACTGGAGCGGTAACGTCGGTGCCAAAGTTCTGTGTGATGTTGGCGACGGTTGAACCACCGGCACTGTCAAAGGTGATGGTATATTCGTTTACTGTCCACTGTGCGGTATGGGTGGCGTTTGCGCTTGGCATGGTACTTGGTAGCGTTGGGCTCCAGCCAGCAAACGTGTAGCCAGCACGGGTTGGAGCCACTGGAGCGGTAACGTCGGTGCCAAAGTTCTGTGTGATAGCTGCAACGGTTGAACCACCGGCACTGTCGAAGGTGATGGTATATTCGTTTACTGTCCACTGTGCGGTGTGGGTGGCGTTTGCGCTTGGCATGGTACTTGGTAGCGTTGGGCTCCAGCCAGCAAACGTGTAGCCAGCACGGGTTGGAGCCACTGGAGCGGTAACGTCGGTGCCAAAGTTCTGTGTGATGTTGGCAACGGTTGAACCACCAGCACTGTCAAAGGTGATGGTGTATCCATTAACGGTGTATTGCGCAGTGATAGTGGTGTTGCCGGTGATGTTTGTAAACTCTGCGGGAGTCCAGCCGGTAAAGCTATAGCCAGTGCGGCTGGGGTTTGTCGGTGCAGTTGCGGCGTTGCCGTGTACTACGTTTTCGTTTTTAAGTACGGTGCTGTTGTGATCAACGAAGGTGACGGTGTAAGTCGCAGGTTCTGGTTCTGGTTGTGGTTCTGGTTGTGGTTCTGGTTGCGGTTCTGGTTGTGGCTCTGGTTGTGGCTCTGGTTGTGGCTCTGGTTGTGGCTCTGGTTGTGGCTCTGGTTGTGGCTCTGGTTGTGGCTCTGGTTGTGGCTCTGGTTGTGGCTCTGGTTGTGGCTCTGGTTGTGGTTGTGGCTCTGGTTGTGGTGTCAACTCAGCTATCCCTGCGGGCATAGCTCCACTCGTGTCGCTAACATACACAGCAACGCTTTCCAACCAGTTTTGCAGTCCGTTGCCATTGCCGATGGTGGTTCGCATAGTTTCTACATTGATATGGTTTGGCAGAGTTGCCCGTTCGGTAGTATCAAGCCACGCAATAAAGGGGTCAACTCCTGGGTTAATTCCCAAAGTAGTTGCTAGTTTGGCTTGAGCTGTGGGAAGGGTATCGCCAGAATCTACCAGCGCTACGATAACGGTGGAGAATGGGGTGACGTGGCACGCTTCGCCGGTGTCGCAATGGCTTTTTAATGTACCGTTAAAGGGGTTGCCACCAAAGGTGCCACCGCTGGCAACCACGCGGTAGTCGCTGCCGAGGGTGACGTCGATTTGATAGCGGCCATCAGCGCCAGTGGTCGTGGTTCCAAGCGATGCTCCGGTGCTGGAAAAGATCTGTACGGTGGCATTTACCACGGGGTCATC
This window contains:
- a CDS encoding DUF1566 domain-containing protein, producing MTSKLILAITTATVLLTSHAHALQSTNCNNAITPTTPDSRFTIHNDGTVTDTKTGLMWQRCSLGQTWDSTNTTCSTDTSNHNWQQALAAAEASTFAGYNDWKLPNQKELSSIVEYACSEPAINTDIFPATPSSWFWSSSPKADENSYALVVDFVYGGGNYNRKDGLVLVRFVRPGQ
- a CDS encoding InlB B-repeat-containing protein, with the protein product MRRTNIFALCLILFFLLLTGCGGSSTSKSTITVSGIVADDPVVNATVQIFSSTGASLGTTTTGADGRYQIDVTLGSDYRVVASGGTFGGNPFNGTLKSHCDTGEACHVTPFSTVIVALVDSGDTLPTAQAKLATTLGINPGVDPFIAWLDTTERATLPNHINVETMRTTIGNGNGLQNWLESVAVYVSDTSGAMPAGIAELTPQPEPQPQPEPQPEPQPEPQPEPQPEPQPEPQPEPQPEPQPEPQPEPQPEPQPEPQPEPQPEPEPATYTVTFVDHNSTVLKNENVVHGNAATAPTNPSRTGYSFTGWTPAEFTNITGNTTITAQYTVNGYTITFDSAGGSTVANITQNFGTDVTAPVAPTRAGYTFAGWSPTLPSTMPSANATHTAQWTVNEYTITFDSAGGSTVAAITQNFGTDVTAPVAPTRAGYTFAGWSPTLPSTMPSANATHTAQWTVNEYTITFDSAGGSTVANITQNFGTDVTAPVAPTRAGYTFAGWSPTLPSTMPSANATHTAQWTVNEYTITFDSAGGSTVANITQNFGTDVTAPVAPTRAGYTFAGWSPTLPSTMPSANATHTAQWTVNEYTITFDSAGGSTVAAITQNFGTDVTAPAAPTRAGYTFAGWSPTLPSTMPSANATHTAQWTVNEYAITFDSAGGSTVAAITQNFGTDVTAPAAPTRAGYTFAGWSPTLPSTMPSANATHTAQWTVNEYTITFDSAGGSTVANITQNFGTDVTAPVAPTRAGYTFAGWSPTLPSTMPSANATHTAQWTVNEYTITFDSAGGSTVANITQNFGTDVTAPVAPTRAGYTFAGWSPTLPSTMPSANATHTAQWTVNEYTITFDSAGGSTVAAITQNFGTDVTAPAAPTRAGYTFAGWSPTLPSTMPSANATHTAQWTINQYTIAVTIDSPESGTVSGLATDGLYDYNSTVTLTATANTGYQWERWLEGASEVTSNATYTFSATANRTLTAVFSALPQLSIGSADTFEGNSDTTEIRFPVTLDKAANGDVAVQWYTVDGTADSIDDYIPVTDGALTIPNGETSGVLSVIINGDTLYEFGDETFRVVLSAISSNALFSGNADSLEATGTIRNDDEFVPQLNDTGITKFGNASSNTFDTLDGADATNYGGQDAHYGRDALATKGQLTKVGAGKAGFDFTKISNSGNPLPAEAALGEGPNDWACTRDNVTGLMWEVKTTSGLRSNANTYSWYNSTGVNDGGDTGKANGGICSDTGNCDTEKYVARVNDTTLCGYNDWRMPNVDELKSIVDLGTSNPAIDTTYFPSTPSSWFWSSSSKASGMFGAGTEAWHVNFGSVDFTKAYENGSHKFNASQVRLVRP